One Miscanthus floridulus cultivar M001 chromosome 11, ASM1932011v1, whole genome shotgun sequence DNA window includes the following coding sequences:
- the LOC136494047 gene encoding uncharacterized protein gives MASNFYDEHINFYVADFNTAYHAILGQPTLAKFTTIPHYAYLVLKMPLPVGVVALRANLSITYAYEIESLSLVEATDLSIQMARMVNDAKKVPADDLKIPALEPPHAFAKSKEMKEVGLGLDDPTKITKIGAHLDPK, from the coding sequence atggcaagcaacttcTATgacgagcacatcaacttctacgtcgctgacttcaacaccgcctaccatgccatacttggtcagccaactctagccaagttcacgaccataccgcactatgcctatctagtattgaagatgcctttgcctgtagGAGTTGTAgctctacgggccaacctctccatcacctacgcctatgaaatagagagtctctccctcgtcgaagccaccgacctctccatccagatggccagaaTGGTCAACGATGCCAAGAAAGTGCCCGCCGATGATCTGAAGATCCCAGCACTAGAGCCTCCTCATGCctttgccaagtccaaggaaatgaaggaagtcggcctcggcctcgacgaccccaccaagatcaccaagattggggctcatctcgaccccaaatag
- the LOC136494048 gene encoding uncharacterized protein, translating into MVYGDSALVINQVNKYCSFSSEKMDAYCTKIRKLKGKFYGIEYHHVSIKEEKEVQEIPPVEQLVLSVPSPVVDWRKQFVKYLTSADVPTDKTKTECLIHCSKHYVLVDRKLMRKSTNKRILQICITRQEGAKLILEIHC; encoded by the exons atggtatatggagattctgcactggtcatcaaccaggtcaacAAATATTGTTCCttttctagtgagaagatggacgcatactgcaccaagatcaggaaactcaaaggaaagttctacggtatcgagtaccaccacgtg tctattaaggaagagaaggaagttcaagaaattccccctGTTGAGCAGCTGGTACTTTCAGTACCTTCACCGGTCGTAGATTGGAGGAAACAGTttgtcaagtacctcaccagcgccgatgtACCCACCGATAAGACCAAAACTGAATGCCTCATCCATtgtagcaagcattacgtgctggtggaccggaagttgatgaggaaaagcACGAACAAAAGGATACTACAGATATGCATCACCCGACAAGAGGGTGCAAAACTAATCCTTGAAATCCACTGCTag